A stretch of the Chanos chanos chromosome 1, fChaCha1.1, whole genome shotgun sequence genome encodes the following:
- the LOC115807862 gene encoding toll-like receptor 6 has product MATVQVSILANEDKGFRLCVTLREHTKNLSKHNLTRIPSDLPEDTEYLDISENDISKIDEGDLSGLTYLCFLKMTHCNLQFISSNAFVHNEKIKVLNISHNDLSTIPDLALPQLRILDLSSNHYDSYKVPSLFGNLSQLSYLALGSPRAIYVNVNDFAPLRNTSLQQFSLGDGTELQKYDHGSLTQLNSLREITLKVTFCQKIDLFKSMLKDLDQTQTKKLILVKLFPDQCNISDDPFDMFENFKVLSNLSIVDTWMNSSVMVKLVKNIWESSFEELAFVNITYNEDTPQGSQLYVQNNTRNLRAVIFDRVHHYQYQYPKINISLNLASQMTYFKFSGTGMNILPCNLISVMPSLEILDLSDNLLDDTGFWWFACSYTSVFPALKHLSLSHNRFVNLAFISKKTHEMKVLESLDLSFNSIRLGELCSWPSHLTELSLSYNNLGNNVFQYLSIHFQKIDLTKCSISIITKDILLQFPRLTHLFLSFNSIQVLPADLYAPTLCTLYIDHNAITSIDNSFFNGLSNLQTLKAGNNPFSCGCENFWFVTNLNKSLLCDWPLDYSCSSPPSYAGISLDMYKPGWLSCHPWFKVPIALPITFVITVVLGFVFYACDGVWYTKMLWVWIRVKRRSLQGAERLLNSSFQYHAFISYSEHDSVWVESQLVPTLESSDLNLCIHKRDFVPGQWIVDNIINCVEASYKTLFVLSKNFVQSEWCNFELFFAQHRAISVNDDSLVFILLEPIPSESLPKKYLKLRTLLRQQTYLEWPKNEQKQKVFWDTLKAMLKAADKSIKLKEVATDIVETYPLLAESQ; this is encoded by the coding sequence ATGGCTACTGTCCAGGTCTCTATTCTGGCAAATGAAGACAAAGGATTTAGACTGTGCGTCACGTTGAGAGAGCACACAAAGAATTTATCCAAACATAACCTCACAAGGATACCATCAGACTTGCCAGAAGACACAGAATACCTGGATATATCCGAAAATGACATCTCAAAAATTGATGAAGGTGATCTATCCGGTCTAACATACCTTTGTTTCCTAAAAATGACACATTGCAACCTTCAGTTCATTTCCTCCAATGCTTTTGTACACAATGAGAAGATCAAAGTCCTCAACATCTCCCACAACGACTTGAGCACTATACCTGACCTAGCTTTGCCACAACTAAGGATCCTCGACTTGTCCAGCAATCATTATGATAGCTATAAAGTCCCGAGTTTGTTTGGGAACCTTTCACAGTTAAGTTACCTTGCACTTGGGAGTCCGCGTGCTATTTATGTGAACGTTAATGACTTTGCACCTCTTAGAAATACGTCTCTACAACAGTTCAGTCTTGGAGATGGTACTGAGCTGCAAAAATATGACCATGGTTCTTTAACTCAACTAAATTCCTTAAGGGAAATTACTCTGAAAGTGACATTTTGCCAAAAGATTGATCTTTTCAAAAGCATGCTTAAAGATcttgaccaaacacaaacaaagaaactgatACTGGTTAAGCTCTTTCCGGATCAATGTAACATCTCGGATGATCCTTTTGACATGTTTGAAAATTTTAAAGTTCTCAGCAACTTATCCATAGTGGATACCTGGATGAACAGTTCTGTCATGGTCAAGCTTGTTAAGAATATCTGGGAGTCTTCTTTTGAGGAACTCGCTTTTGTAAATATTACTTATAATGAGGACACTCCTCAAGGGTCTCAACTTTATGTTCAGAACAACACCAGAAATCTACGAGCAGTTATATTCGATAGAGTACACCACTATCAATATCAATACCCCAAAATTAACATTTCATTGAACTTAGCCTCCCAAATGACTTACTTTAAGTTCTCTGGAACTGGTATGAACATATTACCTTGCAATTTGATCTCGGTCATGCCTTCACTAGAAATTTTGGACCTGTCAGATAACCTTCTAGATGATACTGGTTTCTGGTGGTTTGCATGTTCATACACATCAGTCTTCCCTGCTCTGAAGCACCTTTCACTGAGCCACAACCGTTTCGTCAACCTGGCCTTTATCTCCAAGAAAACTCATGAGATGAAGGTCTTGGAGTCATTGGACTTGAGCTTCAACTCCATTCGCTTAGGTGAACTATGCTCCTGGCCCTCTCACCTGACTGAGCTGAGTCTTAGCTATAACAATTTGGGAAACAACGTGTTCCAATACCTAtcaattcattttcagaagATTGACCTCACCAAGTGTAGCATAAGCATCATAACCAAAGATAttcttttacagtttcccaGACTCACACACCTCTTCCTAAGTTTCAACAGCATACAAGTTCTCCCGGCGGATCTCTATGCACCTACACTGTGCACATTGTACATTGATCACAATGCAATCACCTCCATAGACAACAGTTTCTTCAATGGCTTGTCTAACCTGCAGACTCTCAAGGCAGGCAACAATCCATTCAGCTGTGGCTGTGAAAACTTTTGGTTTGTGACAAATTTGAATAAATCTCTTCTTTGTGACTGGCCCTTGGATTACTCCTGCAGTTCTCCTCCGTCATATGCAGGAATATCTTTAGACATGTATAAACCTGGGTGGCTGTCCTGCCATCCCTGGTTTAAGGTGCCGATTGCATTGCCCATTACATTTGTCATCACTGTTGTCTTGGGCTTTGTTTTCTATGCATGTGATGGTGTTTGGTATACTAAAATGCTTTGGGTATGGATAAGGGTGAAAAGAAGGAGCCTCCAAGGAGCGGAGCGATTGCTAAATTCCTCCTTCCAATACCATGCCTTTATCTCCTACAGTGAGCATGATTCAGTGTGGGTGGAATCCCAGCTTGTCCCAACCCTAGAGAGTTCAGACTTGAATCTTTGCATTCACAAAAGAGACTTTGTTCCTGGCCAGTGGATTGTGGACAACATAATTAATTGCGTGGAGGCAAGCTACAAGACCCTGTTCGTTCTTTCAAAAAACTTTGTGCAAAGTGAATGGTGTAACTTTGAACTTTTCTTTGCCCAGCACAGAGCAATCAGTGTGAATGACGATTCCCTTGTATTTATTCTGTTGGAGCCAATCCCTTCTGAGTCTTTGCCCAAGAAGTATCTTAAGTTAAGGACCTTGCTAAGACAACAGACCTACCTGGAGTGGCCCAAGAATGAACAAAAGCAGAAGGTATTCTGGGATACTCTCAAAGCCATGCTGAAGGCAGCAGATAAAAGTATAAAGCTGAAAGAAGTGGCCACAGACATAGTGGAAACATATCCTTTACTGGCGGAAAGCCAGTAG